From the Candidatus Abyssobacteria bacterium SURF_5 genome, one window contains:
- a CDS encoding NAD-dependent epimerase/dehydratase family protein: MDEVQGKTVFLTGGAGFIGSTLVHKLVGQNKIVVYDNGHRNALKDTSAWTHPNLFFIHGDVLNYDKLSAAIREAKPDYVLHLAAIAGVDTVLRIPARTMKINFIGTYNVLEATVAHAPNVTRFVDFSTSEVFGTHVYHAEEMNATTLGTVGEARWTYAVSKLAAEHLVHNYGKETGLPTVSIRPFNVFGPRQLGVGAIHTFVIRALQNLPLEIHGDGNQIRAWCYIDDMIDGIMRTLTRPEAAGHVFNIGNPKGTVTINTLAEKIRDISGSSSKIVYVKKDYVDVELRIPSIQKAIRLLDYEPKIDLNEGLSRTIAWYRSQMEMGKESGVLHEQRQEIRPVAQQQA; this comes from the coding sequence ATGGATGAAGTTCAAGGGAAAACCGTCTTCCTCACCGGCGGGGCGGGTTTCATCGGGTCCACACTGGTCCATAAACTGGTCGGCCAGAACAAAATCGTGGTGTATGACAACGGGCACCGCAACGCGTTGAAGGATACATCGGCCTGGACTCATCCAAACCTGTTCTTCATCCATGGAGACGTCCTGAATTACGACAAACTGTCGGCCGCAATACGCGAAGCGAAGCCTGATTACGTTCTTCACCTTGCCGCGATCGCGGGGGTTGACACCGTATTGCGTATTCCGGCCAGAACGATGAAGATCAACTTCATCGGAACGTATAATGTGCTTGAGGCCACGGTTGCGCATGCGCCGAATGTCACCCGCTTTGTCGATTTTTCCACCAGCGAGGTCTTCGGAACGCATGTCTATCACGCCGAGGAAATGAACGCGACAACGCTGGGCACCGTGGGTGAGGCGCGCTGGACGTATGCGGTAAGCAAGCTGGCCGCCGAGCACTTGGTCCACAACTACGGCAAGGAGACCGGCCTTCCCACTGTCTCTATTCGGCCGTTCAACGTCTTTGGCCCGCGCCAGCTTGGCGTCGGAGCGATTCACACGTTCGTCATTCGCGCTCTGCAAAACCTGCCGCTCGAGATTCACGGCGACGGCAACCAGATACGCGCATGGTGCTATATTGATGATATGATCGACGGCATCATGCGGACTTTGACGCGACCGGAGGCCGCCGGGCACGTCTTCAATATCGGAAACCCGAAGGGCACTGTGACCATTAACACCCTCGCGGAAAAGATCAGGGACATCTCAGGCTCGAGTTCCAAAATCGTATATGTGAAGAAGGACTATGTCGACGTGGAGTTGAGAATTCCAAGTATCCAAAAGGCAATTAGGCTGCTCGACTATGAGCCGAAAATCGATTTGAACGAGGGTCTCAGCCGGACGATTGCCTGGTACCGCTCTCAGATGGAGATGGGAAAAGAATCGGGAGTGCTCCACGAGCAGAGACAGGAGATCAGGCCGGTAGCGCAACAACAGGCATAA
- a CDS encoding DUF2723 domain-containing protein translates to MKKFADAGSLAFLFPFLIYVLTLCPTVHWGDSGELITAAYTLGIPHPPGHPLYAILGKLFTLIPLGSIAYRVNLMSAFFGGISCYLLYRIACDRLEPSPWRIAAALSGTFFFAFSTTAWDQSTVAETTTLHVSFMMLLTLLAFRLTSGKIIWRNETYSLCLFSFLYGLSMTNHVAGVFFLPAFIYLFLSSYGKKILAPRLLGKMIAACFIGGLVYLYLPIRSLSDPPLDWGNPETWSNFWWVITARQFSDNLVKKVDILFLPVNVWKRVQDLLQQYTLVGCVFGLAGIPALLRRERRFLIFTCIVLVILCYIGLNSAFISAYFVPALALIGVIIAAGIQWVIEILGAVSERLKKVSSVALLQKSVCSLLAAGFVLPLKLHYGEMDRSDDYYAYRYGTQILNQLPQNTLLFTADGYALFTLWYLTFCENERPDIMIVNPTWLVGGPCLASQVLEQYPSVRMPDLEVIRANASQGETVGQRQLLAVQRILDENVKVRPVYWGLILNQLPFFDHLECRGLVYAYSETPIPVSEESIEEAKAYWDGELEMYRHHPEMERTALLNDIYPVELNNQGLIFEEHGRDDLARWFIERSLVFNPKYPLSRYNLGRLEARAGNYEEAVDQYHLALKEDPKLAVAYYNLGNALKHLQRLEEAFLAYQKAVRADDSHYQAMTALAQLYALIEQHEKAVEYFQEALEIEPEYAFALRGLASSYLDTDQMVEARNVLEKSLRLEPNSAPALFSLAKYDARIGDTDGAEKALRRSIEIGGDPFLENAASDEDLKMVVLRMPEAQVSK, encoded by the coding sequence ATGAAAAAATTCGCTGATGCGGGTTCTCTTGCGTTCCTTTTTCCTTTCCTCATTTACGTGCTCACCCTCTGCCCGACGGTGCATTGGGGTGATTCAGGTGAACTGATTACCGCCGCCTATACGCTGGGAATCCCTCATCCGCCCGGCCACCCGCTCTATGCAATCCTGGGCAAGCTTTTCACGCTTATCCCGTTAGGCTCGATCGCGTATCGCGTAAATCTGATGTCGGCCTTTTTCGGAGGGATAAGCTGCTACCTGCTCTACAGGATAGCATGCGACCGCCTCGAGCCGTCGCCCTGGAGAATTGCGGCTGCGCTGAGCGGCACGTTCTTCTTCGCATTTTCCACGACGGCGTGGGACCAGTCTACCGTTGCCGAGACCACAACGTTGCATGTTTCTTTCATGATGCTGCTTACGTTGCTCGCGTTCCGGCTGACTTCAGGAAAAATCATCTGGCGAAACGAGACATACTCGTTGTGCTTGTTCAGCTTCTTGTACGGACTGAGCATGACCAATCATGTCGCGGGCGTCTTTTTTCTTCCCGCGTTCATTTACCTCTTTCTGTCAAGTTACGGAAAAAAGATTCTGGCGCCGCGGCTATTGGGGAAAATGATTGCCGCCTGTTTCATCGGCGGACTCGTCTATCTCTACTTACCCATTCGGTCGCTTTCGGACCCTCCGCTTGATTGGGGAAATCCGGAAACGTGGAGCAATTTCTGGTGGGTTATTACGGCGCGTCAATTTTCCGATAATCTGGTTAAGAAAGTAGATATTCTGTTCTTGCCTGTAAATGTCTGGAAGAGAGTACAAGACCTTCTTCAGCAATATACTTTAGTGGGCTGCGTTTTCGGGTTGGCTGGTATTCCCGCTCTTCTGCGGCGTGAGAGGCGATTCCTGATATTCACATGCATCGTTCTCGTGATCCTCTGTTATATCGGCTTGAACAGCGCGTTCATTTCAGCCTATTTTGTTCCTGCTCTCGCGTTGATAGGCGTTATCATCGCGGCGGGAATTCAATGGGTGATCGAAATCCTCGGCGCGGTCTCGGAGCGCCTGAAAAAGGTCTCCTCCGTCGCTCTCCTTCAGAAGTCAGTCTGCTCGTTACTAGCGGCGGGTTTCGTCCTGCCGCTGAAACTGCATTATGGCGAAATGGACCGGAGCGATGATTACTATGCGTATCGGTACGGCACACAGATTCTGAACCAACTGCCGCAGAATACGCTCCTCTTCACAGCCGATGGGTATGCCCTCTTCACTCTGTGGTATCTGACGTTCTGTGAGAATGAGAGACCGGACATCATGATCGTCAATCCGACCTGGTTGGTGGGAGGCCCCTGTCTTGCTTCCCAGGTGTTGGAGCAGTACCCTTCGGTGCGAATGCCGGATCTTGAAGTTATCCGGGCAAACGCATCGCAAGGAGAGACGGTGGGCCAACGCCAGCTATTGGCTGTTCAGAGGATTCTTGATGAAAACGTAAAAGTCCGCCCTGTCTATTGGGGACTGATTCTGAATCAATTGCCTTTCTTCGATCATCTGGAGTGTCGCGGGCTGGTCTACGCGTATTCAGAGACACCAATCCCTGTGAGCGAGGAATCGATTGAAGAGGCGAAAGCATATTGGGACGGGGAACTTGAGATGTACCGCCATCATCCCGAAATGGAGAGGACCGCTCTCTTGAATGATATCTATCCGGTGGAACTGAATAATCAGGGGCTGATTTTTGAGGAACATGGGCGGGATGACCTGGCGCGATGGTTCATAGAACGGTCGCTTGTTTTCAATCCGAAGTACCCCTTGAGTCGGTACAACCTGGGCAGGTTGGAAGCGCGTGCCGGCAACTATGAGGAGGCAGTAGACCAGTATCATCTGGCGCTAAAAGAGGACCCGAAATTGGCTGTAGCGTACTACAACCTGGGCAATGCCTTAAAACACTTGCAGAGACTCGAAGAAGCATTTCTTGCTTATCAGAAGGCCGTTCGGGCTGATGACTCTCATTATCAAGCGATGACGGCGCTCGCCCAGTTATATGCGCTGATCGAGCAGCATGAAAAGGCGGTAGAGTATTTTCAAGAAGCGCTTGAAATTGAGCCGGAATACGCTTTCGCTTTGAGAGGACTTGCATCTTCCTACCTCGACACAGACCAAATGGTCGAGGCCCGGAACGTTCTGGAGAAGTCACTGCGGCTCGAGCCGAATTCCGCGCCAGCGCTGTTCTCACTCGCGAAATATGATGCGCGTATCGGAGATACCGACGGCGCGGAGAAGGCCCTGAGGCGTTCCATAGAAATCGGGGGCGATCCTTTCCTGGAAAACGCCGCGTCAGATGAAGACCTGAAAATGGTTGTTCTTCGCATGCCAGAGGCGCAAGTATCCAAATGA
- a CDS encoding acyltransferase, translated as MAKSHGSGAPDFSKLARLGKDVVFEAGVLIFHAENIEIGDNVYIGHGTMLKGYYKNKMEIGDGTWIGQQCFFHGAGGLRIGKNVGIGPAVKIITSYHDGNDKEKPIIHTPIRFAPVVIEDDADIGTGSVILPGVTIGRGAQVGAGAVVSQAVEPYTVVGGVPARLIRRR; from the coding sequence ATGGCGAAGTCACACGGCAGCGGTGCGCCCGACTTTTCGAAATTAGCCCGCCTCGGAAAAGACGTCGTGTTTGAGGCGGGCGTCCTCATTTTTCACGCCGAAAATATTGAAATCGGCGACAACGTTTACATCGGGCACGGCACGATGTTGAAAGGCTACTACAAGAACAAAATGGAGATCGGCGACGGCACGTGGATCGGCCAGCAGTGCTTTTTCCACGGCGCCGGCGGACTGCGGATCGGGAAGAACGTCGGTATCGGGCCGGCGGTGAAAATCATCACCTCCTATCACGACGGCAACGACAAAGAAAAGCCGATCATTCACACACCCATCAGGTTCGCGCCCGTAGTTATCGAGGATGACGCCGACATCGGAACCGGTTCGGTTATTCTTCCCGGCGTCACGATAGGCAGAGGGGCTCAGGTGGGAGCGGGCGCAGTGGTTTCGCAAGCTGTCGAGCCGTACACCGTGGTCGGCGGCGTGCCCGCACGCCTTATCCGGAGGCGCTAG
- a CDS encoding glycosyltransferase family 2 protein, with amino-acid sequence MEPYLSVVIPAYNEESNLRTTVTLVARRLNELKTTFEIIIINDGSTDQTAAIAGDLCAGDQRIRLVNHPRNMGPGSGVFTGIEAARGEFVIFVPADLALDINELHKYIDASRTCDLVVGIRSDRRDYSLFRKFVSLVNITLIKLLFGMKERQFNYIHLYRRSMLQRINIESRGVFITAEIMIKARDLGYRLQQVDITYVPRTAGKATCGNYRVIRNTVWDLLSFWWKRTLRRAVYLRPETNKEAR; translated from the coding sequence ATGGAGCCATATCTGTCCGTTGTCATTCCCGCATATAACGAAGAGAGCAATCTCCGCACAACGGTCACCCTCGTTGCCCGGAGGCTGAACGAACTGAAGACGACGTTCGAGATCATTATCATCAACGATGGGAGCACCGATCAAACCGCTGCCATCGCCGGCGACCTCTGCGCAGGCGATCAGAGGATTCGACTTGTCAATCACCCTCGCAACATGGGACCCGGCAGCGGCGTGTTTACCGGCATCGAGGCGGCCAGGGGAGAGTTCGTTATTTTTGTTCCGGCGGATCTCGCGCTCGACATCAATGAGCTCCATAAATATATCGACGCGTCCCGCACCTGCGATCTGGTTGTGGGCATTCGATCCGACCGGCGCGACTATTCGCTGTTTCGCAAATTCGTTTCGCTCGTGAACATCACGCTTATCAAGCTGCTGTTCGGCATGAAGGAGCGGCAGTTCAATTACATTCACCTGTATCGCCGTTCGATGCTGCAGCGCATCAATATCGAGTCGCGCGGCGTTTTCATCACCGCGGAAATCATGATCAAGGCGAGAGACCTGGGATATCGGCTGCAGCAGGTTGATATTACATATGTCCCGCGTACAGCGGGCAAAGCCACATGCGGCAATTACCGGGTCATTCGCAACACGGTTTGGGACCTGCTCTCCTTCTGGTGGAAACGAACGCTGCGCAGGGCCGTGTATCTGAGACCGGAAACGAATAAGGAAGCGCGATGA
- a CDS encoding DUF2723 domain-containing protein, with product MQRYLKREHLAPVIVFLIVFGVYIYTLCPTVFWDDAGELIAACYTLGIPHPPGHPLYALLGRLFTLLPIGSPAYRVNLMSAFFGALTCVVLFQIVRELGRKEKLSAGQTDFSAAISALGAAFSLLMWEQSVVAETTTLHTFFMMLVTLMAFRIDAGESNDPQLTRRLLVLSFVYGLSFTNHVAGLFFAPSLALVLFARLRWVLVRPARLLAMCALFLLALCLYAYLPIRSAADPAIDWGNPENLRNFLWVVTAKQYSAKLVQIPTLVGLIYGLRNLTSVVTSNLTIIGVFLALAGTLFLWKKRRAAFLYTLLIIAVLFFTTLNSAFISAYLVPAILLAMVWVGFGIGMLSQYLSAKRSAILYSASAFLILLSAVTHYREANKRNYSYAADYGRKLLSSLPKDAVLITGSANPLFISWYLQICEGFRTDVKIITRNGMTRPGYLDQVRSQYPELEVPLEFQYEEGPAEISAKTSGAGEMPWFAAAFLKEFHQANVSRFPFFWEGSESNHFLIERFVPYKFVFQILPPGPTVEGNQFIFLDYNNVKQITKGDAAAGEVYGNHFFNYAVFYQWHNDILNSLRYYQEALLLNPRDTRALNNVGALLYEQNNAQEGFTSFHSAFRIDPNDPVSNHNVGQALLLRNEVSRAIPFFRRAIKFAPSNFEDHYSLGLCYASLANNKRASKSFQKALLLKPDSAEALSSLGVLYLRLHDLQQSEKYLSQAVESDPNNCENWYNLACLHMMNGKSSAAASALEKALALGPAKTASLVEKDKKMLPLFNSLQHKNNP from the coding sequence ATGCAGCGATATCTGAAAAGAGAACACCTTGCGCCGGTGATCGTTTTTCTGATTGTTTTCGGGGTGTACATCTATACTCTCTGCCCGACCGTCTTTTGGGACGACGCCGGCGAACTAATAGCGGCCTGCTACACGCTCGGAATCCCGCATCCGCCGGGGCATCCTCTGTATGCGCTCTTGGGGAGGCTATTCACGTTGCTGCCGATCGGCTCTCCCGCTTACCGGGTCAACCTGATGTCGGCTTTCTTCGGCGCCCTGACCTGTGTGGTTCTCTTTCAAATAGTTCGGGAACTGGGTCGAAAAGAGAAGCTCTCGGCCGGACAGACCGATTTTTCCGCTGCAATCTCGGCTCTGGGCGCCGCGTTCTCGCTGCTCATGTGGGAGCAGTCTGTTGTCGCCGAGACAACGACTCTCCACACATTTTTCATGATGCTTGTAACGCTCATGGCATTCCGCATAGATGCCGGCGAATCGAACGACCCGCAACTGACCCGGCGGCTTCTTGTTCTCTCTTTTGTCTATGGACTGAGTTTCACCAATCATGTTGCGGGCCTGTTCTTCGCGCCTTCACTGGCACTCGTGCTTTTCGCTCGTCTCCGTTGGGTTCTTGTCCGTCCTGCTCGCCTGCTGGCTATGTGCGCCCTGTTCCTTTTGGCACTTTGCCTGTATGCATATCTTCCTATTCGTTCGGCAGCCGATCCCGCAATCGATTGGGGGAATCCTGAGAATCTGCGTAACTTCCTGTGGGTGGTCACGGCAAAACAATACAGCGCAAAACTGGTGCAGATACCAACGCTGGTAGGGCTCATTTACGGACTTCGAAATCTTACAAGTGTTGTTACTTCCAATCTGACAATCATCGGAGTTTTTCTCGCCCTTGCAGGGACTCTCTTCCTATGGAAGAAACGAAGGGCGGCCTTTCTCTATACGCTCCTTATTATCGCCGTCCTGTTTTTCACAACTTTGAACAGCGCTTTCATTTCAGCCTATCTCGTGCCCGCAATATTGTTGGCGATGGTCTGGGTAGGGTTCGGTATCGGGATGCTTTCGCAGTATCTGTCCGCGAAAAGGAGTGCGATACTCTATTCGGCGTCGGCGTTTCTTATCCTGCTTTCGGCTGTAACTCATTATCGCGAGGCCAACAAGCGGAACTATTCCTATGCGGCGGATTACGGGCGCAAGCTGCTTTCCTCGCTCCCAAAGGATGCCGTATTGATCACCGGCTCCGCGAATCCGCTGTTCATCTCATGGTACCTGCAGATATGCGAAGGGTTCAGGACCGACGTCAAGATAATAACGCGTAATGGTATGACAAGGCCGGGATATCTTGACCAGGTTCGCAGCCAATATCCCGAACTTGAAGTTCCATTGGAATTTCAATATGAGGAGGGGCCGGCAGAGATTTCTGCGAAAACTTCAGGAGCGGGCGAAATGCCATGGTTTGCTGCCGCATTTTTGAAAGAATTTCATCAAGCCAACGTTTCGCGTTTCCCCTTCTTCTGGGAGGGCAGCGAGTCTAATCATTTTCTGATCGAGCGATTCGTACCATACAAGTTCGTCTTTCAGATTCTTCCGCCGGGGCCGACGGTCGAGGGAAATCAATTCATCTTCTTGGACTACAACAATGTCAAGCAGATTACTAAAGGAGACGCCGCCGCGGGGGAAGTATACGGAAACCATTTCTTTAATTATGCTGTCTTCTATCAGTGGCACAATGACATCCTGAATTCTCTTCGATATTACCAGGAAGCCCTTTTATTAAATCCACGCGATACACGCGCTCTGAACAATGTTGGCGCCCTATTATATGAACAGAATAATGCACAAGAAGGATTCACAAGTTTTCATTCGGCTTTTCGAATTGATCCGAACGACCCGGTGTCCAATCATAATGTGGGGCAGGCGCTGCTCCTGCGAAACGAGGTAAGCCGGGCGATTCCTTTCTTTCGCCGGGCCATAAAATTTGCGCCGTCCAATTTTGAGGATCACTACAGCCTTGGTCTCTGCTATGCTTCTCTTGCGAACAATAAGCGCGCAAGCAAAAGTTTTCAAAAAGCGCTTCTGCTAAAACCTGACTCTGCGGAAGCGCTCTCTTCACTGGGTGTCTTATATCTCCGCCTTCACGATCTCCAGCAGTCGGAAAAGTACCTGTCGCAGGCGGTCGAAAGCGATCCGAACAACTGTGAAAACTGGTACAATCTGGCATGCCTTCATATGATGAACGGGAAATCCTCCGCGGCGGCATCGGCTCTTGAAAAGGCGCTTGCATTAGGCCCGGCGAAAACCGCGAGCCTCGTCGAAAAAGACAAGAAGATGCTTCCCCTCTTCAATTCCCTCCAGCACAAGAACAATCCCTGA
- a CDS encoding type II secretion system F family protein, which produces MSTFQYTARDKAGNVLNGVLDADNKQDLLQKLRGKGLVPTSVNEGGPAAARTASRKAVAAAGAAVKGKKVKPDEMVLFTRSLATMVNAGLPLLQGIDIMIEQTESQNFKKVLTQVGQDIEAGLTFSDALKKHPRAFPELYSSMVRAGEASGNLDGILVQLAEYLEATEKLKREIKSAMTYPVIALVIVVAIAAGLLIFIVPKFKEIFDSLGGQLPMPTLVLIAISNAMRSYALVFLGLGFALIVGLRYYISTTTGRYQFDSFKLRLPVFGSLFRKVAVSRFARTMSTLTRSGVPVLAALEIVERTIGNDVISRAVRESQSSISAGATIADPLAKSGVFPLMVTRMIDVGEKTGALDELLSKISEFYDQQVEAAIASLTSMIEPMLILFLGVVVGGMVLALFLPIFKLSTLVG; this is translated from the coding sequence ATGTCAACTTTTCAATACACCGCCCGTGACAAAGCGGGCAACGTGCTGAACGGCGTTTTGGATGCCGATAACAAACAGGATCTCCTGCAGAAGTTGCGGGGCAAGGGTTTGGTCCCCACTTCTGTAAACGAGGGCGGTCCTGCCGCAGCACGCACGGCATCGCGCAAGGCGGTTGCGGCGGCAGGCGCCGCGGTGAAGGGAAAGAAGGTAAAACCGGACGAAATGGTTCTCTTCACGCGGTCACTCGCAACCATGGTGAATGCGGGGCTGCCGCTCCTTCAGGGTATCGACATCATGATCGAGCAGACCGAAAGCCAGAATTTCAAGAAAGTCCTGACGCAGGTCGGGCAGGACATCGAGGCAGGGTTGACTTTTTCCGACGCCCTGAAGAAGCATCCGCGGGCTTTCCCCGAACTGTATTCAAGCATGGTGCGCGCCGGTGAAGCAAGCGGAAATCTGGACGGCATCCTGGTACAGCTCGCCGAGTATCTGGAGGCGACGGAAAAGTTGAAGCGGGAGATAAAATCGGCAATGACATATCCCGTCATCGCTCTGGTTATCGTCGTCGCTATCGCCGCCGGCCTCTTGATCTTCATTGTTCCGAAGTTCAAGGAGATTTTCGACAGTCTCGGCGGACAGTTGCCAATGCCGACCTTAGTGCTTATTGCGATAAGCAACGCGATGCGCAGCTACGCTCTCGTATTTCTGGGATTGGGCTTTGCATTAATCGTCGGTTTGCGATATTATATTTCCACGACAACCGGCCGCTACCAATTCGACTCGTTCAAGCTCCGATTGCCGGTTTTCGGATCGCTGTTCAGGAAGGTTGCAGTCTCCCGATTCGCTCGAACGATGTCCACGCTGACGAGGAGCGGTGTCCCGGTGCTGGCGGCCCTCGAGATCGTGGAGCGAACGATCGGGAACGACGTGATCTCGCGGGCGGTCCGGGAATCTCAGAGCAGCATCAGCGCCGGCGCCACGATAGCCGATCCGCTTGCAAAGAGCGGCGTTTTCCCGCTCATGGTCACGAGGATGATAGATGTCGGCGAAAAGACGGGTGCTCTTGACGAATTACTCTCGAAGATATCTGAATTCTATGACCAGCAGGTGGAGGCTGCAATCGCCAGCTTGACGTCCATGATTGAACCGATGCTCATTCTGTTTCTTGGTGTCGTTGTGGGCGGCATGGTGCTTGCCCTGTTCCTGCCGATTTTCAAGCTTTCTACACTGGTGGGTTAA
- a CDS encoding DUF2723 domain-containing protein — protein sequence MISAAWWRKITIPAVLFGIVLAVYVKTLCPTVYWEDAGELITVAHVLGIAHPPGHPLYTIIAHLFSLIPLGSIAWRVNLMSAVFAALAAALVYPASLRTLNGSGISKTVSVAASAAAALFAAFGATLWDQSVVAETSGLHTFFFMTLLLLFFRMVSGRSTDSFLPAFYLFSFVYGLSLTNHVAGVFLMPAFALWAAVSLRKEVLEPKRLLLSLVFFLIGLGVYLYLPLRSIQDPIIDWGNPETLSNFWWVVTAGQFRSDVFEWPTRAQVIEGCLHKLNEIRGNYLGIGIVFIIIGSWACARRQKPFLLFGGVAIGTLAAVTMNPAFIPAYFIPALLLLAIVFAAGAAASIQVIVDRLPHAKWKHIFSTSSCVAILMLPLLLLFRNYPMNDRSRYYLAREYGEKILAALPENAAFFTIDVNAIFTIWYLQYCEDLRRDVLVIEPTWLSNSSPMRSEILRRYPQLLLPEEAERISAGDSTGKGGLFDNALMGAILEKNSKVRPVYWGSVPAFDALRPVGLVYEYAPGAEPLLDERSVYRNRVFWEETTANFRGEPSLMRDRVASQVYPEHLRHQALYYSRRGRLELARWAFDLALQINPAYAPVLLGFGELLATQGREEEALAYLNQAGRFDSRIRPRAHFQRGVIYYEASQNTLAAEEFRAVLHDDFDFPGVHNYLGSIYLADDSFEEAEEEFRTELKLNPSTPGAYPNMAQILLRKGQLEEAERLLEEGMAVQPQLWQNYYFLGKIYAMRTERAKAMESFSRAIELGGMRVRAMVLQDKAVKDLELTEAELQCSDI from the coding sequence ATGATTTCCGCCGCGTGGTGGCGTAAAATCACGATCCCAGCGGTTCTCTTTGGGATCGTTCTCGCTGTCTATGTAAAAACGCTTTGCCCCACCGTCTACTGGGAAGACGCCGGAGAACTGATCACTGTTGCGCATGTCCTCGGTATCGCTCATCCGCCCGGTCATCCGTTGTACACGATCATCGCGCACCTGTTCAGCCTGATACCCCTCGGATCAATCGCATGGCGGGTGAATCTTATGTCCGCTGTTTTCGCTGCACTTGCCGCCGCCCTCGTCTATCCCGCTTCGCTTCGGACTTTGAACGGCTCAGGCATATCAAAGACCGTTTCCGTGGCCGCATCGGCAGCCGCCGCGCTCTTTGCGGCATTCGGGGCGACGCTATGGGATCAGTCGGTAGTCGCCGAAACTTCCGGTCTTCACACATTTTTCTTTATGACCCTCCTTTTGCTGTTTTTCCGGATGGTGAGCGGGCGCAGCACAGACTCTTTTTTGCCGGCTTTCTATCTATTCAGCTTCGTGTATGGTCTGAGCCTGACTAATCACGTGGCCGGGGTCTTCCTGATGCCGGCTTTCGCGTTGTGGGCGGCCGTGAGTCTGCGGAAAGAAGTACTCGAACCGAAACGGCTGCTCCTTTCCTTGGTGTTCTTTCTGATTGGCTTGGGCGTTTACCTTTATCTTCCCCTCCGATCAATACAGGATCCGATCATTGACTGGGGCAATCCGGAAACTTTGTCAAATTTCTGGTGGGTCGTGACTGCAGGTCAATTTCGCAGCGACGTCTTCGAGTGGCCGACCCGTGCGCAGGTTATCGAGGGATGTCTCCACAAGCTGAATGAGATTCGCGGGAATTACCTCGGTATTGGGATCGTCTTCATTATCATCGGGAGTTGGGCGTGCGCGCGCCGGCAGAAACCTTTTCTGCTCTTTGGCGGTGTCGCGATTGGGACGCTGGCAGCGGTGACAATGAATCCGGCTTTCATCCCGGCATATTTTATTCCTGCCTTATTGCTTTTAGCCATCGTATTCGCAGCCGGGGCAGCCGCTTCAATTCAGGTGATTGTGGATCGCCTCCCCCATGCAAAATGGAAGCATATCTTCTCGACGTCCTCGTGCGTGGCCATTCTGATGTTGCCGCTATTGCTTCTGTTTCGGAATTACCCGATGAACGACCGGAGCCGCTACTACCTTGCCAGGGAATACGGCGAGAAGATTCTGGCGGCGCTTCCGGAGAATGCGGCTTTCTTTACCATAGATGTGAACGCGATATTCACCATCTGGTATCTCCAATATTGTGAAGATCTCCGGCGGGACGTCCTTGTCATAGAGCCGACGTGGCTTTCCAATTCGTCCCCGATGAGATCTGAAATCCTTCGGCGCTATCCTCAATTGCTGCTGCCGGAAGAAGCCGAGCGGATATCTGCCGGCGATTCGACGGGGAAAGGCGGGCTCTTTGATAACGCTCTAATGGGCGCAATTCTGGAGAAGAATTCGAAAGTGCGGCCGGTGTATTGGGGATCTGTGCCGGCCTTTGATGCACTCAGGCCGGTTGGGCTGGTGTATGAGTATGCGCCAGGTGCAGAACCGCTTCTCGATGAGCGGAGTGTCTATCGGAATAGAGTGTTTTGGGAAGAAACGACCGCCAATTTCCGCGGGGAGCCCTCGCTCATGCGCGATCGCGTCGCTTCACAAGTTTATCCGGAGCATCTGAGGCATCAGGCGCTCTACTACAGCCGGAGGGGTCGTCTCGAACTCGCGAGATGGGCCTTTGATCTTGCCCTTCAAATAAATCCGGCGTATGCGCCCGTACTCCTCGGGTTCGGCGAATTGCTCGCGACGCAGGGAAGGGAGGAAGAAGCTCTTGCATATTTGAATCAGGCAGGTCGTTTTGACAGCCGAATCCGACCGCGCGCGCATTTCCAGCGAGGCGTAATTTATTACGAGGCATCACAAAATACTCTAGCGGCCGAGGAGTTCAGGGCAGTGTTGCATGATGATTTCGATTTTCCGGGCGTTCATAATTACCTTGGCTCGATCTATCTTGCGGATGACAGCTTTGAAGAGGCCGAGGAGGAATTTCGAACAGAACTCAAACTTAATCCCTCGACGCCGGGCGCGTATCCCAATATGGCCCAAATTCTACTCCGGAAAGGACAGCTTGAAGAAGCGGAGCGGTTGCTGGAGGAAGGGATGGCGGTCCAGCCGCAGCTGTGGCAGAACTATTATTTTCTGGGAAAGATTTACGCAATGCGAACTGAACGGGCGAAGGCGATGGAATCATTTAGCAGAGCGATAGAACTCGGTGGAATGCGTGTAAGGGCCATGGTTCTCCAAGACAAGGCGGTAAAAGATTTGGAATTGACCGAAGCTGAACTGCAATGCAGCGATATCTGA